The window CTCCTTcttactcaaagaagtaacttcAGAGTTCTCTTTTTTAGTATCTTCGCTATTCCCACTCGATTCTACGACATGGCTCTTGCCAGCACCATCTGCATTAGACTGATTCTCTTCTTTCCTAACAACAGTAGCAGAACTTAAAGTTTTTGATTCATCACTATGAGCGGCCTGTTTAACAACATTGGTTGAATCCTCTTTGCTTGGTTCACTTTTATCCGGAAGCACTTCCTTTGCAACATTAGCCGAGTCCTTATTAGCAGATTCAGTCTCAGCCGAAGCCAATTTCTTTACATCATCAACGGAGCTTTCAATAACAGATGAACCCTCTTTTCCCTGCTCATCAACTTTCGATTTGGCATTGCTCTCTTgttcattatcatcatcatcatcaacatcccaAGACaattcttcatcatcatcatctatagATATTGCTCTCTTCACAAGCTTAGCTCTAACACTCTCTTGCTGCTCAAGCTTGTACACTCTATAAAAATAACGATACCAAAACGTCTCATGATCAACTTCATTAGGCACAACCCTTTTGTAGATACCTTCTAATGATACAATATTTCCAATCAAGTTCTCAACTTCCTCACTTTTCTCCTTCAAATCAAACCCTAATTTCCACTTCTTGTACTCCTCTAAATCCTCAGGCTCCAAACAGAATGTATTTGGGTCATTTTGGATATTAATCAATTGAGATTCGAACCGACTGTACCGGGCCGAGTTCAAGACCCGATTTTGATCAGGGGTTTCGGGTTCAACATCATCAGAGGATGCTAAAAGGGAATCTTTACCTTGTGAAATAATCTCAGCCGTAGACTTGATGACGCCGTCAATAACCTCGATAGAATTAGGAAGATCCTTAACGGCCCGACTAGCTACTTCACGGAACAATTCGGTTTCTTTTTTCAACCCGGATCCGAATTCCTGCAGATCCTTGCGGTACGTCTCGAGCACTAATTCGGATCGAGTTGACAACGTCTTGAACAGACCTCCGAAGCTCCAAACACCACCGTCACTACCGTCGGCAGCTGAATCGGATCCTGAATCGGGCGTGTGCTCCGGGTCAACGTCGACGTCATTGTCAGGGGTTTCGTGTGATTGTTCAGGTGTAGATTCTTGGAGCTTTTTGGGTATTGGGGGGTCCGGATCCGGATCGTCAGATAATATAGATTTGAAGAAGTTCATAGCTCAGTGAATCAAATTGGAGGGAAGAGTTTCAGTGGTGGTGGTGATATTCACGTtgctttttctttcctttcagtcgaagtgtcaattttttttttagatgATGTTTTCTCGCCAGTTGGCAGTTCCCAACTCTCTCACGAACCTTCATTGCTGGGCCTACTTTGCTTTGGACTCGCTCCTTGTGATTTACtagaaatatattatattatggatgttcattaagtactccgttgtaaataagcttcctgaagaagcttattcaTATGGGAATCCatcgtaaatatatttatctatttaagtactctattggaaataagctttctgaagaagattatcacttcgatacccggttatagataaatattacccccggtagaagactATTCATATCGagtataataagtttatcctttcagtacccagttgtggataaatattatccccgttagaagattatccataccgggtataataagtttatcctttcagtacccagttatggataaacattatctccggtagaagattatccatatcgggtataataaacttatcctttcagtacccagttatggataaacattacccccggtagaagattatccatatcggatataataagcttatcctttcagtactccgttatggataaacattgctttcagtagaagattatccatatctggtatagtagcaacttacacagcagcttcttttcttctataaatagaagagatttcagttcattatgtacatcagtttgaattcgaataatatatcagtttctctctatacttttctttactttatagtctttattttataacacgttatcagcacgagactatgccatctcgagcaaatattttgagagTATCtaaggtaagaactttcttttcctaaataatgtcaaatctttctaaacttgaatttgtagccctggatatatcgggcaaaagctacatgtcttgggtgcttgatgctgaaattcatcttgatgctgaaattcatcttgatgcgatgggtctggcagacaccatcaaagacaaaaatcaggcatcaaaccaagaccgtgccaaagcaatgatattcctacgccatcaccttgatgagggcctgaaaatggaatatcttactgttaaaaattcagtcatactgtggaataatttgaaagatagatatgaccacctgaagatggtcgttcttccacaggcacaatatgattggactcatctaaggctacaagattttaaatctatcagtgagtataattctgctatgttcagaattatttcccaattgatgttatgtggtgataatattactgatcatgatatgttggagaaaactttcaccacttttcatgcctcgaatatgctcctgcaacaGCAATAttgagagatgggatttaaaaagtattctgaacttatctcacatcttcttatagccgagcaacataatgggctattaatgaaaattcatgaaagtcgacctactggttcttgtccattccctgaagtgaatgagacgaacttccaccaggctaaacgtggaaaaggtcgtggccctagtcgtggtcatggtcgtagtcgggaaagaaactctaatcagggtaataataatgcaccaaagaacactcctcaccaccagcagtggaaaaggaaggaacaaaagcatgaagcggtgcaagcaccaaatgcagaaaatgcatgctatagatgtggagaaaaagggcactggtcacgtacctttcgtacgccaaagcacctggttgagctttatcaagcctccctaaagaagacagagaaaaatgctgaagcaaattttatttctgaagataatttagacttcatgcatttggatgtaactgattaccttgcactcccagaaggagaaacaagtcatgtaatcggtggtgaatctgtagaaatgtaaatattttaatttttgttatttgtaatagatagtatggttatgtaattgttgtacataaagaaatattatgatttgataatgatgtttactataatatatcttgtttatgtcattttgaagaatatggataacattattagatcaacttaaactctagcagagtttgcaagaaatatacaaccacaagaagtggttatatttcgtatatctcattgtaattatattttgttaactaccagaagtggtatatgcctatgatcaccataagtgataatttaggctttctatggttacaattgaagataaggctacataaatattctctatattaaatgcacgcctcgatttgctcctgaagtagtaaatattttaaaagaagttgaggcatcacaatttgatgtgattaatgcgcattcagataattatgttcgatttcctgaaggatgagaacttttgataatattaatccattccctgaagtgaatgtgacaatactaataagtcgggtaaatatgaacgcgctcttgatgtgaatacattacaattcacctccagaagagttaatataactgagagaatatatactcaatatttcgtattttaaatttgctcctgaagaagtaacacaattgaaattgcctcctgaagtggaaaaatattatgaagaggagTTTTCGTATGCTTAAACAAttattttacattgtttatttgattgtgattttctctcatggcaccagcagtgtctgagcaatttttgatagtacaaaatgtatcaacaactcctgaagagctaaatgtttgcctaaagaatacatgacacTAGTAAtgccagataaatattagattgtggataataaatgaaggctctcgaagagcttatataaaaatatgtcactcatattatatgattatggtcaaaatatatgttgtagtaaacctgaagtttactaatacaaatggctatcatattgagactacaaatgattggaagaatgataattttcatgtttccacaatcatagggggtaaaataatatgtatgtgagaagttacccgccttgttctttaatttgtactatatcatgtatcacagtaaaccagaagtttactaaagcaaaagtttatgccatagtaaaccagaagtttactaagagatagcacatggcatgataaacttgaagttttcatttgccatttttaaaatgagttatttgagaattcagataagcatatactaaagaactagaagattcttcaggaattctcatgtgttgcttgttctcataatgaattgattataccagctaaagttgggactaagacccctgattctgaaatatataaaaggtgaatatgggcccattcacctatcatgtgaaccacttataggtgcatatatgagatggttacatgtgtaattattgtcaacctgcagtttggcatttggaattgcttttctcgattaagagcataattttcagattatgaaatcaagacagttcatcttgataatgctggtttatatccaagctggtttagcattgaatacctcataTTAATGGCTAAatcattgcttatgagaacaaagctttatgtgttggtctaagattttctaaattgcatatagcagcacttgtatgcatcagatcaacaatatatgataagtcctcccttcacaattggtttaggatcagaaaccaaatatttttactatcttttgttgcgtggtatatgattaatttctctaccataatacacaaaaatatgtttcccaaagatgattggggatatatgttagtttttctagcatttgggggatggaataaacagttgaaaaatatgctatatgaatcgaattatcatgatcctcacttagaagataattcaagtcgaatgccagaagcatttgctgatccaaaattaaatatcatatttcagctgcaaatgctcctattaaaattaaagtccctgaaggatagagtttactgtacgcatgaagcgtggtagaccaatcggttccaaaggtaacaatccttgaaaaatagtaggagctaatgatcgaaatgatcataatgaggaggaaataagctctagaagagcccacgacataacatttcatgaaactcccgaaaaagttcaggtacctaaaaataaagaaagtgatgagatctccacaagttatgtcgcttcggaactgacacaaaatgatcgtcgacaatatatttaatacaatatagtgcacaatattataaaagattgtgaggatcgtaCTAGCAGTctagacacttgaagatgtcataccatttagatacaagtcttaacctatatgacttatttggctaaatctatatgaagatccttgaaggattgaaaatgcccgaagcatataattcaaagtcttgagaaatgtactcgatcaaattataaagatctttgtacggtttaaagcaatctgtgcgcgtgtggtataatcgcctcagtaaatatttgctgaaagaaagttacataaattatgttatttgtccatgtatttttataaagaaaatgtcatcaaaatttgttacacttgttgtttatgttggtgacataaatcttattgaaactccggaagagctccaagagggtcttaaaaatacttttacatggacaaagtgtacccattaagtacaccaatgaatattcaatcacttgaagtgaataaggatccgttccaacctctagaagaggatgaggagctctttggtcctgaaatactctatctcggtgtagatggtgcacttatttatcttgctaatgctaacaaaattGGTGCAAatcgtattggta is drawn from Nicotiana tabacum cultivar K326 chromosome 22, ASM71507v2, whole genome shotgun sequence and contains these coding sequences:
- the LOC107764070 gene encoding uncharacterized protein LOC107764070 translates to MNFFKSILSDDPDPDPPIPKKLQESTPEQSHETPDNDVDVDPEHTPDSGSDSAADGSDGGVWSFGGLFKTLSTRSELVLETYRKDLQEFGSGLKKETELFREVASRAVKDLPNSIEVIDGVIKSTAEIISQGKDSLLASSDDVEPETPDQNRVLNSARYSRFESQLINIQNDPNTFCLEPEDLEEYKKWKLGFDLKEKSEEVENLIGNIVSLEGIYKRVVPNEVDHETFWYRYFYRVYKLEQQESVRAKLVKRAISIDDDDEELSWDVDDDDDNEQESNAKSKVDEQGKEGSSVIESSVDDVKKLASAETESANKDSANVAKEVLPDKSEPSKEDSTNVVKQAAHSDESKTLSSATVVRKEENQSNADGAGKSHVVESSGNSEDTKKENSEVTSLSKKEGNSEDPKKEDPEVTSLDKKEERAAKGSDGKGDKDESGKGGDVSTVSSQKTGADEEDLDWAEIEDIEGNDDKKATSHATSSNRADLRKRLSVEEDDEDLSWDIEDDD